A genomic window from Sphingobacterium spiritivorum includes:
- a CDS encoding peptidase domain-containing ABC transporter codes for MAKFPFYKQPDSKDCGPTCLRIISKYYGKILSLQMLRDLSETTREGSSLLGLSKAAESIGFKTLSVKIDFKTLVEEAPLPCVVFWMKQHFVVVYKIEKNRQGYRIHISDPSYGLISYSEEEFLQHWIGRGATDTTEEGIVLLLETTARFDQQQDVTDKSFSITNYLKHYFLKYKSFIIQLALGLIGGSLLSLVFPFLTQSIVDIGIQNQDLNFIYLVLFAQIMLYIGQMGIEVIRGWILLHLSSRINISIVSDFFIKLMRLPISFFDSRVTADIMQRIADHGRVEQLLTNNSLQTIFSLINFLIFGVVLLLYSYKLFLIYLVGAILYFFWIAFFLKKRRELDYKQFSQLAEEQGQVMELINGMQEIKMNNAETNKRWQWEGIQIKVFRIKIKALKLEQVQTIGGNIINQLKDVFISFVAASLVVDGSLTLGMMLSVQYIIGQLNSPLAQFMNFIRQSQDAKIALERLNEIHGKEDEESMDNSYVSEIPEQHISVSNLTFRYKGSTTAVFEQLNLVIPYEKTTAIVGASGSGKTTLMKLLTKFYDADEGEIKIGHTDIRHIAPSMWRASCGVVMQDGYIFNESIANNIAIGNITVDKQKLKHAVEIAHIKDFIESLPLSYNTKIGYEGLGVSGGQRQRMLIARAVYKSPQYVFFDEATSALDANTEKVITDNLNQFLKGRTAIIIAHRLSTVKNADKIIVLDKGKVVEEGNHEELVSLKGEYYRLVKNQLELGN; via the coding sequence ATGGCCAAATTTCCGTTTTATAAACAACCCGACTCCAAAGATTGCGGACCTACCTGTCTCCGTATTATCAGTAAATATTACGGGAAAATATTATCGCTGCAGATGCTTCGCGATCTGTCCGAGACGACCCGCGAAGGCTCCAGTCTTTTGGGGCTGAGTAAAGCTGCCGAATCCATAGGATTTAAGACCCTTTCCGTAAAAATAGATTTTAAGACTCTTGTGGAGGAAGCACCTCTACCCTGTGTTGTATTCTGGATGAAACAACATTTTGTTGTTGTCTATAAGATCGAAAAAAATCGTCAGGGCTATCGCATACATATTTCGGATCCAAGCTACGGGTTGATCAGTTATTCAGAAGAGGAGTTTTTGCAACACTGGATCGGCAGAGGTGCGACTGATACAACAGAAGAAGGTATTGTACTCCTGCTGGAAACTACAGCACGTTTTGATCAACAACAGGATGTTACAGATAAATCTTTCTCTATTACAAACTATCTGAAACACTATTTTTTAAAATATAAATCCTTTATCATTCAATTGGCTCTGGGACTGATCGGAGGAAGTTTGCTCTCTCTGGTATTTCCATTTCTGACACAGAGTATAGTTGATATTGGGATTCAGAATCAGGACCTGAATTTTATATATCTGGTGCTGTTTGCACAGATTATGCTGTATATCGGACAAATGGGAATAGAAGTGATCAGAGGATGGATTCTGCTACATCTTTCTTCCCGGATCAATATTTCTATTGTATCTGATTTCTTCATTAAACTGATGCGCCTGCCTATCAGTTTTTTCGATTCACGGGTGACAGCAGATATTATGCAACGCATAGCTGATCACGGTCGGGTCGAACAATTACTGACCAATAACTCCTTACAGACGATATTTTCATTGATCAACTTTTTGATTTTTGGTGTTGTCCTTCTTCTATACAGCTATAAACTTTTTCTGATTTATCTGGTCGGCGCCATTCTTTACTTCTTCTGGATTGCATTCTTTTTGAAAAAACGAAGAGAGTTGGATTATAAACAATTCTCTCAGTTAGCCGAAGAGCAAGGTCAGGTCATGGAACTGATCAACGGCATGCAGGAAATCAAAATGAACAATGCCGAAACCAATAAACGCTGGCAATGGGAAGGCATTCAGATAAAGGTTTTCCGTATTAAAATCAAGGCGCTTAAGCTTGAACAGGTACAGACAATCGGCGGAAATATTATCAATCAACTCAAAGATGTATTCATCAGTTTTGTAGCAGCAAGCTTAGTCGTAGATGGCTCGTTGACTTTAGGTATGATGCTTTCTGTCCAATACATCATCGGACAACTGAATAGTCCGTTAGCCCAATTTATGAACTTTATCAGACAGTCTCAGGATGCCAAAATTGCATTGGAACGACTGAATGAAATTCATGGCAAGGAAGATGAAGAATCGATGGATAACAGTTATGTATCTGAGATTCCGGAGCAGCATATTTCCGTATCCAATCTGACATTTCGGTATAAAGGATCAACTACTGCTGTATTCGAACAGTTAAATCTGGTGATTCCGTATGAAAAAACTACTGCTATTGTGGGAGCAAGCGGATCCGGAAAAACGACACTGATGAAGCTTTTAACTAAATTTTACGATGCAGACGAAGGTGAAATCAAGATAGGTCATACCGATATACGTCATATAGCACCAAGCATGTGGCGTGCTTCCTGTGGGGTCGTGATGCAGGACGGTTATATTTTCAATGAAAGTATTGCGAATAATATTGCTATAGGAAATATTACTGTGGATAAGCAAAAACTAAAGCATGCTGTAGAAATCGCACATATTAAAGATTTCATTGAATCCCTGCCTCTGAGTTACAATACAAAAATAGGATACGAAGGATTAGGTGTGAGCGGAGGACAGCGTCAGCGAATGTTAATAGCGAGGGCGGTGTATAAATCACCTCAGTATGTATTTTTTGATGAAGCAACATCTGCATTGGATGCAAATACTGAAAAGGTAATCACAGATAATCTGAATCAGTTCCTGAAAGGGCGTACAGCTATTATTATAGCGCATCGGTTATCTACAGTAAAAAATGCAGATAAAATAATCGTACTAGATAAAGGTAAGGTAGTAGAGGAAGGTAATCATGAAGAACTTGTATCCTTAAAAGGAGAATATTATCGGTTAGTAAAAAATCAATTGGAACTTGGAAACTAA
- the gwsS gene encoding grasp-with-spasm system SPASM domain peptide maturase, translated as MRFFNLYSDIYITKGYNRILISDLGRSISKLYPLELYELIEELKSASIESVLENYDPGSKIIIQEYIGYLLEREYGFITEGDWDKNFLPLSYEYHDYQQISNLFIEVEKLEIPESLVQSIANLRIRHLVVFCRSTISSQELIDFDKVFDNTALEGLELYSAYSTELNADFFQNIHDYTQRIYHLVFYQCEETPLSPDTNYRFTLDFKKDPLSIHSCGKVNVDYFNTNMPKVLEAINHNSCLHKKLGIDRNGNIKNCPAMPQSFGNINKMTLEEVLQQGAVQQYWNMTKDEITVCKDCEFRNVCTDCRAFTERSDYNESGLDVSKPLKCGYDPYSNEWSEWSLNPLKELAMTYYGFEKLAQEK; from the coding sequence ATGAGATTCTTCAATTTGTACAGTGATATCTATATAACTAAAGGATATAATCGTATACTGATTTCGGATTTAGGAAGAAGTATTTCCAAATTATATCCCTTAGAATTATATGAACTTATAGAAGAATTAAAATCGGCTTCTATTGAATCCGTACTGGAAAATTATGATCCCGGATCCAAAATTATTATACAGGAATACATCGGTTATCTATTGGAAAGGGAATATGGTTTTATAACAGAAGGTGACTGGGATAAAAATTTTCTCCCCTTATCTTATGAGTACCACGATTATCAACAAATCTCTAATCTGTTTATAGAAGTTGAAAAATTAGAAATACCTGAATCGTTAGTACAATCCATAGCCAACCTGAGGATCAGACATCTGGTTGTCTTTTGCAGAAGCACAATTTCTTCGCAGGAACTAATAGATTTTGACAAAGTTTTTGACAATACAGCACTGGAAGGTCTGGAACTATATTCAGCTTATTCAACGGAGTTAAACGCAGATTTTTTTCAGAATATTCACGATTACACTCAGCGTATTTATCACCTTGTATTTTATCAATGTGAGGAGACTCCTCTAAGCCCGGATACGAATTACAGATTTACACTGGATTTCAAAAAAGATCCGCTATCGATCCATTCCTGTGGAAAAGTAAACGTTGATTATTTCAATACGAATATGCCTAAAGTTTTGGAAGCCATTAACCATAATTCCTGCCTTCACAAAAAGCTGGGAATTGATAGAAATGGCAATATTAAGAATTGCCCGGCAATGCCTCAATCTTTTGGCAACATAAACAAAATGACTTTAGAAGAAGTGCTGCAGCAAGGTGCTGTTCAGCAATACTGGAACATGACAAAAGACGAAATTACAGTTTGTAAAGATTGTGAATTTAGAAATGTGTGTACCGATTGCAGGGCTTTTACAGAACGCTCAGATTACAATGAATCAGGACTGGATGTCTCTAAACCCTTGAAATGCGGATATGACCCCTACAGTAATGAATGGTCAGAATGGTCATTAAATCCTTTAAAGGAACTGGCGATGACATATTATGGTTTTGAAAAATTAGCTCAAGAAAAATAG
- the gwsG gene encoding grasp-with-spasm system ATP-grasp peptide maturase, producing the protein MILIISKNNEITTTTVIKWLRALHKPFIRIHEDEVFEIHTSKKRIVLKSQRNQFFLNEISAVWYRRGGIAFNELRYHNQAIDRYMFEVQHWLTDYVIQTLEGKKHINKQSNSHVNKLLVLEKAKEAGLDVPDYFLAEDMEDVIANQTIVKPISGTPIIDDIQENQSGIMYTSLIEQKKESDFFISFFQEKIEKDFEVRSFFLNGKIYSTAIISQNDEKTRIDHRRYNTQTPNRNVRYKLPAEVEHKIDVLMQSLDLNSGSLDFIKSGDTFYFLEINAIGQFLGMSNTCNYGLEKEIAAYL; encoded by the coding sequence ATGATTTTAATCATCTCCAAAAACAATGAAATCACGACTACGACGGTCATAAAATGGCTTCGTGCATTGCATAAGCCCTTTATCCGCATTCATGAAGATGAAGTTTTTGAAATACATACTTCTAAAAAAAGAATCGTTTTAAAAAGTCAGCGGAATCAGTTTTTTCTGAATGAGATAAGCGCTGTATGGTATAGACGGGGAGGGATAGCATTTAATGAACTTAGATATCATAATCAAGCTATAGATCGCTATATGTTTGAGGTACAACATTGGTTAACGGATTATGTAATCCAGACTCTGGAAGGGAAAAAACATATTAACAAGCAAAGTAACAGCCATGTAAACAAACTGTTGGTTCTGGAAAAAGCAAAAGAAGCAGGATTGGATGTACCGGACTATTTTTTGGCTGAGGATATGGAAGATGTTATCGCCAATCAGACTATTGTAAAACCAATATCCGGAACACCGATAATAGATGATATTCAGGAAAACCAGAGCGGAATAATGTATACATCGCTGATTGAGCAAAAAAAAGAATCGGACTTCTTTATTTCTTTCTTTCAGGAAAAGATCGAAAAAGATTTTGAAGTAAGAAGCTTCTTTTTAAACGGGAAAATTTACTCAACAGCTATTATCTCTCAAAACGATGAAAAGACCCGAATAGATCACAGAAGATACAATACCCAAACTCCAAATAGAAATGTACGATATAAACTTCCGGCAGAAGTGGAACATAAAATTGATGTATTGATGCAATCCTTAGACTTAAACAGCGGCTCTCTGGATTTTATTAAGTCCGGTGATACGTTTTACTTTCTGGAAATCAACGCCATTGGCCAGTTCTTAGGCATGTCAAACACCTGCAACTATGGCTTGGAAAAAGAAATAGCAGCATACTTATAA
- a CDS encoding TIGR04139 family peptide modification target: MKKLTGMKDFSALEKKKVDLNVIGGLAMSMNQGFYEIQSNFVDAHGCRDVDVYDGNGGAYLSRVWIKDGRFPHFD; this comes from the coding sequence ATGAAAAAGTTAACAGGAATGAAGGACTTTTCTGCTTTGGAAAAGAAGAAAGTCGATTTGAATGTCATCGGTGGATTAGCGATGTCGATGAACCAGGGATTCTATGAAATCCAATCAAACTTCGTAGATGCACATGGTTGCCGCGATGTAGATGTGTATGATGGAAATGGCGGTGCATACTTATCAAGAGTATGGATCAAAGACGGACGATTCCCACACTTTGATTAA
- a CDS encoding TIGR04139 family peptide modification target produces MKNLNGMKSFSSLENKKLDLNSSTAVLGSLEGGPKYIASNFLDENGCRDVDYYHGGKWRARFYDCSGC; encoded by the coding sequence ATGAAAAATTTAAATGGAATGAAGAGTTTCTCTTCATTAGAAAACAAAAAACTGGATTTGAACAGTTCTACAGCAGTATTAGGTAGTTTGGAAGGTGGTCCTAAGTACATCGCATCTAATTTTCTGGATGAAAACGGATGCAGAGATGTTGACTACTACCACGGTGGTAAATGGCGCGCAAGATTTTACGATTGTTCAGGTTGTTAA
- a CDS encoding TIGR04139 family peptide modification target: protein MKKLNGMKSFSSLENKKLESENLEGVAGGRAQERYSEVTSNFLNADGARDYDMYVGGRFVGRGWDTSDCPITHY, encoded by the coding sequence ATGAAAAAATTAAATGGAATGAAGAGCTTCTCTTCTTTAGAAAACAAAAAACTAGAAAGTGAAAACCTGGAAGGTGTAGCAGGAGGTCGTGCTCAGGAACGTTACTCCGAAGTCACTTCTAATTTCTTAAATGCTGACGGTGCGCGCGATTATGACATGTACGTTGGGGGCAGATTTGTAGGCCGCGGATGGGATACATCAGACTGTCCAATTACTCATTATTAA
- a CDS encoding helix-turn-helix domain-containing protein, with protein sequence MGDIINFRNIHEYNVFNNNETLHPLVSIVDLDKAEPRQLRRLQYDFYTVFFKKIHCGDLRYGLNNYDYEEGTLIFLAPGQVIGENGDTYYQPQGTALVFHPDLLLGTSLGKKIRDYTFFSYAVNEALHLSEQERKIILDCFDKIRYELKHSIDKHTKQLIVSNIELFLNYCERFYDRQFITRDNVNKGVLEKFEESLNSYFASEKPYSVGLPSVAYFADELNLSSNYFGDLIKKETGKSAQEYIQNKIIDIAKDKIFDSNKTISEIAYELGFRYPQHFSRLFKQRVGYTPNEYRSLN encoded by the coding sequence ATGGGAGATATCATTAATTTTCGTAACATTCATGAATACAACGTATTCAATAACAATGAGACTTTACACCCGTTGGTAAGTATTGTTGATCTTGATAAAGCTGAACCGCGTCAGCTCAGAAGATTGCAGTATGATTTCTATACTGTATTCTTTAAAAAAATACATTGCGGGGATCTTCGTTATGGTCTGAATAATTATGATTACGAAGAAGGTACTTTGATCTTTCTGGCACCCGGTCAGGTTATAGGTGAAAACGGAGATACGTATTATCAACCTCAGGGCACGGCTCTGGTTTTTCACCCGGACTTACTATTAGGTACCTCTCTTGGAAAGAAGATACGGGACTATACCTTTTTTTCCTATGCAGTAAATGAGGCTTTGCATCTGTCCGAACAGGAAAGAAAGATTATACTGGATTGTTTTGACAAGATCCGATACGAACTGAAACATAGTATAGATAAGCATACCAAGCAGTTGATCGTCTCTAATATCGAACTGTTTTTGAATTACTGTGAAAGGTTCTATGACAGACAATTTATCACCAGAGATAATGTAAATAAAGGTGTATTAGAGAAATTTGAAGAATCACTGAACAGTTATTTCGCTTCTGAAAAACCTTACAGTGTAGGTTTACCTTCTGTAGCTTATTTTGCGGATGAACTGAATCTCTCCTCTAATTATTTTGGAGACCTTATAAAAAAAGAGACCGGTAAATCTGCTCAGGAATACATCCAGAATAAAATTATTGATATTGCGAAGGACAAGATCTTCGATAGTAATAAGACGATCAGTGAAATCGCATATGAATTAGGCTTCAGATATCCTCAACACTTTAGCAGATTGTTTAAGCAAAGGGTTGGCTATACGCCGAATGAATACAGAAGTCTAAATTAG
- a CDS encoding alpha/beta hydrolase, with protein sequence MNKFNIILVLAGLSVSCSTYKGGAAKNVLTIEEQGSFAVGGTKRTEPGSFDVNNALKPQGQTYHGDHAYAFYQKPLHARKYPLIFLHGAGQSKKTWETTADGREGFQNIFLRRQFSVYLLDQPRRGDAGKSMVETTITPAADEQFWFTQFRIGNYPDYFPNVQFPKDKASLEQFFRQMTPNTGAFDANVISDAVSALFEKTGEGILVTHSQGGGPGWMTAIRNDKVKAVVAYEPYSSFLFPKGELPQPINSTGLFGALSGVEIALSDFNKLTKIPIVIYYGDNIAKEPSAIWNKDHWRSGLEMARRWAETVNKHGGDATVIHLPEVGIKGNTHFPFSDLNNIQVADELSKWLKEKKLD encoded by the coding sequence ATGAATAAATTCAACATAATATTAGTATTGGCAGGTCTTTCAGTAAGTTGCAGCACCTATAAAGGAGGAGCAGCGAAAAATGTACTGACCATAGAAGAACAGGGTAGTTTTGCTGTTGGCGGCACCAAACGGACTGAACCGGGTTCTTTTGATGTGAACAATGCATTGAAACCTCAGGGACAGACTTATCACGGCGATCATGCCTATGCATTCTATCAAAAACCGCTTCACGCTCGTAAATATCCCCTGATTTTTCTGCATGGTGCAGGTCAGTCTAAGAAAACTTGGGAAACGACAGCAGACGGGAGAGAAGGTTTCCAGAACATTTTCCTTCGCAGACAATTTTCGGTTTATCTGCTTGATCAGCCGAGGCGTGGGGATGCGGGGAAGAGCATGGTCGAGACCACAATAACTCCAGCAGCGGACGAACAGTTTTGGTTTACACAATTCAGGATAGGAAATTATCCCGACTATTTTCCCAACGTACAGTTTCCGAAAGACAAGGCTTCTCTTGAGCAGTTCTTCAGACAGATGACGCCAAATACAGGAGCCTTTGATGCAAATGTTATTTCAGATGCTGTATCTGCATTATTTGAGAAGACTGGTGAAGGCATTCTGGTTACTCATTCACAGGGAGGAGGTCCGGGTTGGATGACAGCCATCAGGAATGATAAGGTAAAAGCCGTTGTAGCCTATGAGCCGTACAGTTCATTTCTGTTTCCGAAAGGTGAATTGCCTCAGCCGATAAACTCGACAGGACTTTTCGGTGCATTGAGTGGCGTGGAAATAGCATTGTCGGATTTTAATAAGCTCACCAAAATACCGATTGTCATTTACTATGGCGATAATATAGCCAAAGAACCCAGTGCGATCTGGAATAAAGATCATTGGCGCTCCGGCTTAGAAATGGCAAGACGATGGGCAGAGACTGTCAATAAGCATGGCGGGGATGCAACAGTGATCCATCTGCCTGAAGTCGGGATCAAAGGTAACACCCATTTTCCATTTTCAGATCTCAATAATATTCAGGTAGCTGACGAGTTATCGAAATGGTTAAAGGAGAAAAAACTGGATTAA
- a CDS encoding flavodoxin, producing the protein MKKLMRYWMLFSIVLFTGVSCSAEQSGKEKLQTEKGENSGNPKILIVYLSRTRNTKAVAELIHQKTGGDLVSLELVTPYPEHYQTTVNQVADENARGYLPPLKTTFENIADYDVIFVGFPTWGMQLPPPMKSFLNTYKLQGKTVIPFNTNGGYGIGSTFETVKQFCPDSKVLEGFSTRGGVEKDGILLAIEGDKEKQVQVEVDNWLRKIGLTE; encoded by the coding sequence ATGAAAAAGTTGATGAGGTATTGGATGTTATTCAGCATCGTTTTATTTACGGGAGTATCCTGCTCTGCCGAGCAGTCCGGAAAAGAAAAACTACAAACTGAAAAAGGTGAGAACTCAGGAAATCCGAAGATATTAATTGTCTATCTGTCGCGAACAAGAAACACGAAAGCTGTTGCCGAATTGATCCATCAGAAAACAGGCGGTGATCTGGTATCTTTGGAATTGGTTACGCCGTATCCGGAGCATTATCAGACAACTGTGAATCAGGTAGCAGATGAAAATGCACGTGGTTACCTGCCTCCGTTAAAAACAACCTTTGAAAACATCGCTGATTACGATGTGATTTTTGTCGGGTTTCCAACCTGGGGTATGCAATTGCCTCCGCCAATGAAGAGCTTTTTGAATACCTATAAACTGCAGGGGAAGACGGTGATTCCTTTTAACACCAACGGAGGTTACGGCATTGGAAGTACCTTTGAAACGGTCAAACAATTCTGTCCGGATAGTAAAGTTCTGGAAGGATTTTCTACGAGGGGCGGCGTGGAAAAAGACGGGATACTGCTGGCCATAGAAGGAGACAAGGAAAAGCAGGTACAGGTGGAAGTGGACAACTGGCTACGGAAAATAGGGCTGACTGAATAG
- a CDS encoding nuclear transport factor 2 family protein, giving the protein MKTFTLTLFLTVFGTVYLSAQQSDVDKEIIALSKEKWKWMSDKNVEKLDELFDGKSMFVHMGGSWGKQQELDVIKNGNIWYKKADIHEVSVKIIEETAILLNRIDLLAIVGGNEVINPFMVTEVYIRKDGVWKLGSLSFTKLLTPAKN; this is encoded by the coding sequence ATGAAAACATTCACCCTCACGTTATTTTTAACCGTTTTTGGTACAGTATACCTGTCCGCACAACAGTCTGATGTGGATAAGGAAATCATTGCACTTTCCAAAGAAAAATGGAAGTGGATGTCGGATAAAAATGTGGAAAAGCTGGACGAACTCTTTGACGGGAAATCAATGTTTGTGCATATGGGCGGATCATGGGGCAAGCAGCAAGAGCTCGATGTAATCAAAAACGGAAATATCTGGTATAAAAAAGCAGATATACATGAAGTGTCTGTAAAAATAATTGAAGAAACTGCCATATTATTAAACAGAATCGATCTCCTGGCCATTGTCGGTGGAAATGAAGTAATAAATCCATTTATGGTAACGGAAGTATATATCAGAAAGGATGGAGTCTGGAAACTGGGTTCGCTGTCATTTACGAAGTTACTTACTCCTGCTAAGAACTGA
- a CDS encoding carboxymuconolactone decarboxylase family protein yields the protein MLKKIKSILFVVTVIFTTDANAQMSESQNLNAQQQAYIGIAALAGKGELSKLKTQLNKGLDAGLTVNQIREVLIHVYAYAGFPRSLRGLQTFMAVVDERKAKGIEDISGTEASPIADQQPKYDRGKAILEELSGITESGPKTGYAAFAPPIEIFLKEHLFADIFERDVLTYKERELITVSVLSGIGGVEPMLRSHFNLCLNVGLTPDQLQQFVGVIKSTVGSKEAKAVQHVLNEVLNSKK from the coding sequence ATGCTGAAGAAAATAAAATCAATACTGTTTGTCGTGACCGTAATTTTTACAACTGATGCGAATGCTCAAATGTCAGAAAGTCAAAACCTGAATGCACAGCAGCAGGCGTATATTGGCATTGCAGCATTAGCAGGAAAAGGCGAGCTTTCAAAGTTAAAAACACAGTTAAACAAAGGACTTGATGCCGGATTGACTGTCAATCAGATCAGGGAAGTACTTATACACGTCTATGCTTATGCCGGATTTCCCCGGAGTCTCAGAGGTTTACAAACCTTTATGGCGGTGGTGGATGAGCGTAAGGCAAAAGGGATTGAAGATATATCAGGGACTGAGGCATCACCTATAGCAGATCAGCAGCCTAAGTACGATAGAGGAAAAGCTATACTGGAAGAGCTGAGCGGTATCACTGAAAGCGGGCCAAAAACCGGATATGCTGCATTTGCCCCTCCTATAGAGATCTTTCTGAAAGAACATCTCTTTGCCGATATTTTTGAACGGGATGTGCTGACGTATAAAGAACGGGAACTGATAACCGTGTCCGTACTTAGCGGTATCGGTGGAGTCGAGCCCATGTTACGTTCTCATTTTAATCTGTGTCTGAATGTGGGATTAACACCTGATCAGTTGCAGCAGTTTGTAGGTGTTATCAAATCCACTGTCGGCAGCAAAGAAGCAAAAGCAGTACAGCATGTTCTGAACGAGGTATTGAACAGTAAGAAGTAG
- a CDS encoding alpha/beta hydrolase, translating to MKKLSLIVAFAMSIAETANVNAQTKQKEQDKNPYTLVYDGAIIKNEKGKVNIHPVTYKLNGIDIAANVYTPADYDAAKKYPAIVVAHPNGGIKEQTAGLYAQRLAEAGYITLAADAAYQGASGGEPRHTDNPAFRTEDIHGMADFISQYAGVDESRVGALGICGGGGYTLKAAQSDKRLKAIATLSMFNSGEVRRNGFQNSQINTIQERLQKASDARRQEAEGREILYSGVASVTDDEIAKTPAGLYQDGFVYYYRTHAHPNSTFLYTTSSLLDLMTWDATNQIELIDQPLLMMAGSKADTKYMTDEAFPKAINARNKELFLIDGASHIETYWKPEYVKQAVHKLDSFFKEYLK from the coding sequence ATGAAAAAATTATCATTAATAGTCGCATTTGCGATGTCAATAGCGGAAACAGCTAATGTGAATGCACAAACTAAACAAAAAGAACAGGATAAAAATCCTTACACTCTGGTATATGACGGAGCTATTATTAAAAATGAAAAAGGAAAAGTAAATATCCATCCTGTCACATATAAATTAAATGGGATTGATATCGCTGCCAATGTGTATACACCTGCTGATTACGATGCTGCAAAGAAATACCCGGCCATCGTGGTCGCACATCCTAATGGCGGTATAAAGGAACAGACAGCCGGGCTGTATGCCCAGCGTCTGGCTGAAGCAGGTTATATAACCCTTGCTGCGGATGCAGCTTATCAGGGCGCAAGTGGCGGAGAGCCTCGTCATACAGACAATCCTGCATTCCGTACAGAAGATATTCACGGTATGGCTGATTTTATCAGTCAGTATGCAGGGGTAGATGAGAGTCGTGTAGGTGCTTTAGGTATCTGTGGCGGGGGTGGTTACACCCTTAAAGCTGCTCAATCTGACAAAAGACTTAAAGCAATTGCTACGCTAAGTATGTTTAATTCAGGAGAGGTAAGACGCAATGGTTTCCAGAACTCTCAGATAAACACGATCCAGGAGCGTCTTCAAAAAGCATCGGATGCGCGTAGACAGGAAGCCGAAGGTAGGGAGATCCTTTATTCAGGCGTAGCAAGTGTAACAGACGACGAAATAGCCAAAACTCCGGCAGGCTTGTATCAGGATGGATTTGTTTATTATTACAGGACTCATGCACATCCCAATTCAACTTTCCTGTATACCACTAGTAGTTTACTTGACTTAATGACCTGGGATGCTACTAATCAGATTGAATTGATAGATCAGCCTTTGTTAATGATGGCCGGAAGCAAAGCCGATACAAAGTATATGACTGATGAGGCATTCCCCAAAGCAATCAATGCACGCAACAAGGAGTTATTTTTGATTGACGGAGCCAGTCATATTGAGACCTATTGGAAGCCTGAATATGTAAAGCAGGCAGTTCATAAACTGGATAGTTTTTTTAAAGAATATCTGAAATAA
- a CDS encoding cupin domain-containing protein — translation MTYIKVISPLIIASMLVACEGNTQSVENKTSEMNNQIFEKGEKIANDNFTGTAWLNNLVTADSINQNAVGSVTFEPGARTKWHSHPAGQIILALDGVGYYQEEGKEKVVIRKGEVVKCPVDVPHWHGASADTAFVQVAITGREKGETVWLKPVTDAEYHNGPKH, via the coding sequence ATGACATACATAAAAGTAATTTCTCCTTTGATAATCGCTTCCATGCTGGTTGCATGTGAAGGCAATACTCAATCTGTTGAAAATAAAACCTCGGAAATGAATAACCAGATCTTTGAAAAGGGCGAAAAAATAGCCAATGATAATTTTACCGGAACAGCCTGGCTGAATAATCTGGTCACAGCAGATAGTATCAATCAGAATGCTGTAGGAAGTGTAACCTTTGAGCCCGGAGCAAGAACAAAATGGCATTCCCATCCGGCCGGACAGATTATTCTGGCACTCGATGGTGTAGGTTATTATCAGGAAGAGGGAAAGGAAAAAGTGGTCATAAGAAAAGGTGAAGTGGTAAAATGTCCGGTGGACGTTCCGCATTGGCATGGAGCCAGTGCGGATACAGCATTTGTACAGGTAGCCATAACCGGCCGTGAAAAAGGGGAAACGGTATGGCTAAAGCCGGTAACTGATGCAGAATACCATAATGGTCCAAAACATTAA